The following are encoded together in the Vanrija pseudolonga chromosome 7, complete sequence genome:
- the IDH1 gene encoding Isocitrate dehydrogenase [NAD] subunit 1, mitochondrial has protein sequence MFTAPLRASTSGALRTAARAQRAPIARSMASLVEESRLPAKFGGKYTVTLIPGDGIGNEVADSVKEVFEALKVPVEWEQYNVSGETSGNEGTFQEAMESLKRNKVGLKGILYTPTDQRGHNSWNVAMRQSLDIYASVVVCKTLPGFPTRHDDVDFAIIRENTEGEYSGLEHQSYPGVVESLKVTTTAKAERIARFAFDFALKNNRKKVTCVHKANIMKLGDGLFLNTCKRIAEEEYGNTGIKFDNMIVDNASMQLVSKPQQFDVVVLPNLYGNIISNIGAALVGGPGVVPGCNFGREYALFEPGCRHVGKDIQGKNKANPTALLLSSTMLLRHLGLEEQANLIASSVYDVISEGKVRTADVGGTQSTTDFTQAVLNKALN, from the exons ATGTTCACCGCTCCTCTCCGTGCCTCCACCTCGGGTGCCCTCCGCACCGCTGCCCGCGCGCAG CGCGCCCCCATCGCCCGCTCGATGGCttcgctcgtcgaggagagcAGG CTTCCTGCCAAGTTCGGCG gCAAGTACACTGTCACCCTCATCCCCGGTGACGGTATCGGaaacgaggtcgccgactcggtcaAGGAGGTCTTCGAGGCCCTCAAGGTCCCCGTCGAGTGGGAGCAGTACAACGTTTCGGGCGAGACCAGCGGCAACGAGGGAACCTTCCAGGAGGCCATGGAGTCGTTGAAGCGCAACAAGGTCGGACTCAAGGGTATCCTCTACACCCCCACCGACCAGCGCGGCCACAACTCGTGGAACGTTGCCATGCGTCAGTCGCTCGACATTTACGCCTCGGTTGTCGTCTGCAAGACCCTCCCCGGCTTCCCCACccgccacgacgacgtcgactttGCCATCATCCGTGAGAACACTGAGGGCGAGTACTCTGGTCTCGAGCACCAGTCGTACCCCGGTgtcgtcgagtcgctcaaggtcaccaccaccgccaaggccgagcgcaTTGCCCGCTTCGCCTTTGACTTTGCCCTCAAGAACAACCGCAAGAAGGTCACCTGCGTCCACAAGGCCAACATCATGAAGCTCGGTGACGGTCTCTTCCTCAACACGTGCAAGcgcatcgccgaggaggagtacGGCAACACTGGCATCAAGTTTGACAACATGATTGTTGACAACGCTTCGATGCAGCTCGTCTCCAAGCCCCAGCAGTTCGACGTTGTCGTCCTCCCCAACCTTTACGGAAACATCATCTCCAACATTGGTGCCGCCCTTGTCGGTGGCCCCGGTGTCGTCCCCGGCTGCAACTTTGGCCGCGAGTACGCCCTCTTCGAGCCCGGATGCCGTCACGTCGGCAAGGACATCCAGGGCAAGAACAAGGCCAACCCCACGGCTCTTCTCCTCTCGTCCACCATGCTCCTCcgtcacctcggcctcgaggagcaggccaacctcatcgcgtcgtcggtcTACGACGTCATCTCGGAGGGCAAGGTCCGCACtgccgacgttggcggcACCCAGTCGACCACCGACTTCACCCAGGCTGTTCTGAACAAGGCCCTCAACTAA
- the tiprl gene encoding TIP41-like protein, giving the protein MSTTQAPAALPTKAAAAPPYTLREERSGTRLRIGEWEIASCKRPILNGREIEAAETTLAGLPLPEMTFGNNALTLSHASGATLHFDALASLQAVAVGEGWEERVGGAVLVSMADKWSGHREAASASTALSDVPLSTKPVRPHDWTFSTCYPGHTSGPSVGACRGTESSCVPQTFADSETHDIPMQLLARQDPVLDRILFYDDVVLFEDELHDNGESTSHVRIVSAKVAAATLLALTRSPLQRVMPHSFFILARVFVRVDHVLFRIFDVRVYHAFGSREVIRQTSGLEADYEDVKRYLEKPDDLSPLTDANFVYQALGKLAARAGRPTSPPKITGKPWPGVGGKVEVLLLPEGGAESSEAARAELEKLNLGWK; this is encoded by the exons ATGTCAACAACACaagcgcccgccgcgctgcccacgaaggcggccgccgcgccgccgtacaccctgcgcgaggagcgcagcgGCACGCGGCTGCGTATCGGCGAGTGGGAGATTGCGAGCTGCAAGCGGCCGATCCTGAACGGGCGGGAGATCGAGGC TGCCGAGACGACGCTCGCGGGCCTCCCACTGCCCGAAATGACGTTTGGCAACAACGCGCTCACGCTCTCGCACGCCTCGGGCGCCACGCTGCACTTTGACGCGCTGGCGAGCTTGCAGgccgtcgcggtcggcgaggggtgggaggagcgcgtgggcggggcggtgctCGTGTCCATGGCGGACAAGTGGAGCGGGCACCG CGAagccgcgagcgcgtcgacggccctCTCGGACGTGCCGCTGTCCACGAAACCCGTGCGGCCGCACGACTGGACCTTCTCGACATGTTATCCCGGCCACACGTCGGGGCCTAGCGTGGGTGCTTGTCGCGGAACAGAGAGCTCATGCGTGCCGCAGACGTTTGCCGACTCGGAAACCCACGACATCCCCatgcagctcctcgcgcgccaggACCCGGTGCTGGACCGGATCTTGTTctacgacgacgtcgtgctcttcgaggacgagctgcacGACAATGGCGAGTCGACGAGCCACGTGCGCATCGTGAGTGCCAAGGTTGCTGCAGCTACACTGCTCGCGCTAACGCGCTCGCCTCTCCAGCGCGTCATGCCCCACTCGTTCTTCATCCTAGCCCGCGTGTtcgtccgcgtcgaccacgtccTCTTCCGCATCTTCGACGTGCGCGTGTACCACGCCTTTGGGAGCCGCGAGGTGATCCGGCAAACGAGCGGCCTGGAGGCAGACTACGAGGACGTGAAGCGG TACCTCGAGAAACCAGACGACCTGTCCCCGCTCACCGACGCAAACTTTGTTTACCAGGCCCTCGGGAAgcttgctgcgcgcgctgggcgccccacgtcgccgcccaAGATCACGGGCAAGCCCTGGCCCGGCGTCGGGGGCAAAgtcgaggtgctcctcctgcctgagggcggcgccgagtcctCCGAGGCCGCTAgggccgagctggagaagCTCAACCTGGGGTGGAAGTAG
- the UBL3 gene encoding Ubiquitin-like protein 3, with protein sequence MSARPSTEAAPVAAPAVETPAPEPTTTTPPPAAAPQPSTPPREPEPPHPMVHLRVLIISGQFHTFSFEPETTVGRMKELIWSMWPSEWTDPGQPPSPTWLRVLYSGRVLSDDSTLAGNNLATSLSATETTIVHLSIRSFSVHNDDPDAKKHGFTRATSRLSGTHSTRNAPGEEVSGCKCIIM encoded by the exons ATGAGCGCAAGACCATCCACCGAGGCCGCCCCGGtggccgcccccgccgtcgagacCCCCGCACCAGAGCCtacgacaacaacaccaccgcccgccgcggcgccgcagccctCAACCCCACCAAGGGAACCCGAGCCTCCTCATCCGATG GTCCACCTCCGCGTACTCATCATCTCGGGCCAGTTCCACACGTTCTCGTTTGAACCCGAGACGACGGTCGGGCGTATG AAGGAGCTCATCTGGAGCATGTGGCCGTCAG AATGGACAGACCCGGGACAAcccccctcgccgacatggcTCCGCGTGCTCTACTCTGGCCGTGTACTCTCGGACGACTCGACGCTGGCTG GCAACAACCTCGCGACGTCACTGTCTGCGACAGAAACGACTATTGTCCACCTCTCGATCCGCTCATTCTCGGTGCACAACGATGACCCGG ACGCAAAGAAGCACGGCTTCActcgcgcgacctcgaggctGTCGGGCACACATTCGACTCGCAACGCCCCAGGCGAGGAGGTCTCGGGCTGCAAGTGCATCATCATGTAG
- the SPBC21C3.07c gene encoding putative methyltransferase-like protein produces MSAEPTPAPVAAEQPQQQPPSTTPIPPSAEAGPSTLRVSVIDKWLKPNGPPKGVSFGARKLGDEDDVWSNNAWDHAELPDDFNERAAEIMEKHRSTPVPEAKVEDYNARPAAFWDAFYSNHADQFFKNRRWLPLEFPELVSCCEPDAGPKVVLEVGCGAGNTVFPLLMNNENPDLRIFATDYSATAVKVVQSSELYPRAEHGLGVLNASVWDISAKPAEGSGVSYSLPEGIEPGTVDVLTVIYVLSALHPKEWEQAIHNLYTALKPGGLLCIRDYGRHDLAQLRIKQPRLLDVPNFYIRGDGTRVYFFETEELGGMLTAPARGQSEGNMFNVHQLAEDRRLIVNRKEQLKMYRIWLQAKATKIE; encoded by the exons ATGTCCGCCGAGCCAACACCCGCCCCTGTGGCTGCTGAGCAGCCGCAGCAAcagccgccgagcacgacgcccaTCCCGCCGTCTGCCGAGGCAGGCCCCTCGACGCTCCGCGTGTCCGTCATCGACAAGTGGCTCAAGCCCAACGGCCCGCCCAAGGGCGTGAGCTTtggcgcgcgcaagctcggcgacgaggacgacgtgtGGAGCAACAATGCGTGGgaccacgccgagctgcccgacgACTTCAACGAGCGCGCTGCCGAGATCATGGAGAAGCATCGCTCGACACCGGtccccgaggccaaggtcg AGGACTACAACGCCCGCCCGGCTGCCTTCTGGGACGCGTTCTACTCGAACCACGCCGACCAGTTCTTCAAGAACCGGAGATGGCTGCCGCTCGAGTTCCCCGAGCTCGTGTCGTGCTGCGAGCCGGACGCGGGGCCCAAGGTCGTGCTCGAAGTCGGCTGTGGAGCAGGCAACACCGTCTTCCCGCTGCTCATGAACAACGAGAACCCCGACCTGCGCATCTTTGCGACCGATTACTCGGCCACGGCCGTCAAGGTCGTCCAGTCGAGCGAGCTGTACCCGCGGGCCGAGCACGGCCTGGGCGTGCTCAACGCGTCCGTGTGGGACATTAgcgccaagcccgccgaggGCTCGGGCGTGTCCTACTCGCTGCCGGAGGGCATCGAGCCCGGCACCGTCGACGTCCTGACCGTCATCTATGTCCTGTCGGCCCTCCACCCCAAGGAGTGGGAGCAGGCAATCCACAACCTCTACACGGCGCTCAAGCCCGGAGGACTGCTCTGTATCCGCGACTATGGAcgccacgacctcgcccagctgCGTATCAAACAGccccgcctgctcgacgtgccCAACTTTTACATCCGCGGCGATGGCACCCGCGTCTACTTCTTCGAgaccgaggagctcggcggcatgctcactgcgcctgcgcgcggaCAGTCCGAGGGCAACATGTTCAACGTccaccagctcgccgaggaccgcCGCCTCATCGTCAACCGCAAGGAGCAGCTCAAGATGTACCGCATCTGGctgcaggccaaggccaccAAGATTGAGTAG
- the AN10449 gene encoding NAD-dependent protein deacetylase hst1, with the protein MSEQDTHQDDTQHPPELAPTETYQVDSEEFDSGSDAESLGDDEYEALVQEAESGFTDAESEAFVKELKEQGLVNFLRSYLSPRADGSVQSLRKLLLGLNVVPPRSLREPDIPDIALLSFAKVALSRVLRRRQKLPDVNTVDDAVRLLQNAKKIIVLSGAGISTSCGIPDFRSATGLYAQLQAEGKYELDDPQQMFDISYFREHPEVFYSFAKQIYPSNFVPSPCHRWIKLLEDRGVLLRNYTQNIDTLESLAGVNNVLQCHGSFKTASCLRCKTRHDGSKIEPYIMSQTIPYCETCREERNTEIAAIKAYRASLKGKGKGKASEWDDSDDDEEIDEWGRGEPGIIKPDITFFGQALDSEFDECLFKDREDVDLLVIMGTSLKVAPVSEVLSHIPHSVPQIFINLTPVTHVKPDVLLLGDADSIVTNLSDRLGWTIPPPPSVPHADGSAPPQAPPLEVPLDDAVWVSADGNWSHLHMLRSRTQLEEEDETEDDDGVEGREGLEGVVDGEGVPVTGEADDDGDDTSESDTKELQERVRILVNGENTGPSSRQSSNPDKERRSGTQSPTSDRPAKRSRVGSVSDEVGQ; encoded by the exons ATGAGCGAGCAGGACACGCACCAAGACGACACGCAGCATCCGCCAGAACTCGCCCCTACCGAAACATACCAGGTCGACAGCGAAGAGTTTGACTCGGGATCCGACGCCGAAAGCCTtggggacgacgagtacgaggcgCTAGTACAGGAAG CCGAGTCGGGCTTTACCGATGCCGAGTCGGAAGCCTtcgtcaaggagctcaaggagcaaGGCCTCGTCAACTTCCTTCGATCATACCTCTCGCCCCGCGCAGACGGGTCTGTCCAGAGCCTCCGCAAGCTTCTCCTAGGGCTAAATGTTGTTCCG CCTCGCAGCCTACGGGAACCGGACATTCCGGATATTGCTCTCCTGAGCTTTGCAAAAGTCGCGCTATCTCGCGTTCTCAGGCGGCGACAAAAGCTCCCTGATGTCAacaccgtcgacgacgcggtccgGCTACTCCAGAATGCGAAGAAGATCATCGTCCTCTCCGGGGCGGGAATCTCAACTTCGTGCGGAATCCCCGATTTCCGAAGCGCGACTGGTCTGTACGCACAGCtccaggccgagggcaagtATGAGCTCGATGACCCGCAGCAAATGTTCGACATTAGCTACTTTCGCGAGCACCCCGAGGTCTTCTA CTCCTTCGCAAAACAGATATACCCCAGCAACTTTGTTCCAAGTCCGTGCCACAGGTGGATCAAGCTTCTCGAGGACAGGGGTGTC TTGCTGCGCAACTATACACAAAATatcgacacgctcgagaGCCTGGCCGGGGTGAACAATGTGCTGCAGTGCCATG GCTCATTCAAAACGGCCTCTTGCTTGAGGTGCAAGACGCGGCACGATGGATCAAAGATCGAGCCATACATCATGTCCCAGACGATCCCTTACTGCGAGACGTGCCGCGAAGAGCGGAATACCGAAATCGCAGCCATCAAGGCATACCGCGCGTCCTTGAaaggcaagggcaagggcaaggcgtcCGAGTgggacgactcggacgacgacgaagagaTCGACGAGTGGGGCCGCGGCGAACCAGGCATCATCAAACCGGATATTACGTTCTTTGGCcaggcgctcgactcggagTTTGACGAGTGCCTCTTCAAGGACCGCGAGGACGTTGACCTGTTGGTTATCATGGGAACGAGTCTCAAGGTGGCACCGGTCAGCGAGGTGTTGT CCCATATCCCTCACTCGGTCCCGCAGATATTCATAAACCTGACCCCAGTGACGCACGTCAAGCCGGATGTCTTGCTCCTTGGTGACGCCGACTCGATCGTAACCAACCTGTCGGATCGATTGGGGTGGACAATtccgccaccaccatcaGTGCCTCACGCCGACGGATCTGCCCCACCGCAGGCGCCTCCGCTCGAGGTGCCGCTAGACGACGCGGTGTGGGTGAGCGCAGACGGAAACTGGTCGCATCTGCACATGCTACGGTCGAGGACCcagctggaggaggaggacgagacggAGGACGATGACGGTGTGGAGGGGCGGGAGGGGCTGGAGGGtgtggtcgacggcgagggtgtGCCGGTTACAGGGGaagcggacgacgacggcgacgacacatCCGAGTCGGACACCAAGGAGCTCCAGGAGCGGGTGCGCATCCTTGTCAATGGCGAGAACACTGGCCCGTCGAGCAGGCAGAGCTCAAACCCTGACAAGGAGAGGCGTTCGGGGACCcagtcgccgacgtcggacCGGCCGGCCAAGCGGTcgcgcgtcggcagcgttagcgacgaggtgggtcAGTAG
- the pep7 gene encoding Vacuolar segregation protein pep7 → MATHMPPPQAAGGAGSSTPPRRTFGSAANGNASGGAGVSGERPLSTVSASSMTPSNSMSHLAPPVSSPGHEPNRGRSPSSASTGSAAQLAAERATQWLSSLAPRGEGRGREFITNTLSGVATVASTVGQEVNGFIAANAAARNGASSGHSRPNSFSASSPPNGAVPVPYARRDSARSPSPSAAVNANGTARRIPQPANISRLGGAATQGSALVTSPIASPTSASFHRGPQQQQQQQQQQQQQPVVAPGHRTTPSQSSAYSARRGSYHAHTRTGSAGLATSPALSATSEVNPATAKVRQAGMPYKIGFQPSGVRNDRSGEFMRNRKALASERDKEEGRLGRRWAKLVDLHFNPAMQVRPPGMTRSPSSSSTTTTGGRKSLLSMDGALDSLKPREVWKGLKMAAGPNPEEARKRAAEQSIVKWEEDAEVKKCRICQASFTLSTRKHHCRLCGRIVCSLPPTPPALLAVQVQLFAPADPDAAANPATASSQAALPPGTRREKCSLLLVADYKTGRGEEVDEGFVGWMTLDETEGKSGANGETSPIRRAKRLPPEQRQHGRQSSIASEGTIDSRSSTPLPQQPQEVQVKGVRVCRDCWGTVSRKQRMADLQRVSLFQRLYYALRATQSEIESLLPDFEEGLGALKAAMEPEEPSLELLDLHKQLLALLGQYDAIAKRISNLPCEDGGSQQTVQGAIARTAAVFLAKAMVTVQELPKLQRMVAAAKAKTMVIVESQLPDVLREEGVRDDEVENVAAALQPLLEQQAQLESFIAEANAQRKYDDSRALSTALADIESEIARLTTNALK, encoded by the exons ATGGCCACGCACATGCCCCCTCCGCaagcggcgggcggggcggggtcCAGCACACCCCCACGGCGTACCTTTGGTTCGGCGGCTAACGGcaacgccagcggcggcgctggcgtcagcggcgagcggcccctgtcgaccgtctcggcgagctcaaTGACACCGAGCAACAGCATGTCACATCTCGCACCACCAGTATCGAGTCCGGGGCACGAGCCCAACCGCgggcgctcgccgtcgtccgcaagcacgggcagcgcggcgcagctcgcggccgaaCGCGCAACGCAGTGGCTCTCGAGCCTGGCACcacgcggcgaggggcgcgggcgcgagtTCATCACCAACACCCTTAGCGGCGTAGCGACCGTTGCGTCGACCGTCGGACAGGAGGTGAACGGCTTCATCGCTGCCAATGCGGCTGCGCGCAATGGCGCATCGTCGGGCCACTCGCGCCCCAACTCGTTCTCGGCGTCCAGCCCGCCCAACGGCGCCGTGCCAGTCCCCTATGCGCGgcgcgactcggcgcgctcgccgtcgccatcagCGGCGGTGAATGCCAACGGCACGGCCCGCAGGATCCCCCAGCCGGCCAACATTAgccggctgggcggcgcggcgacgcagGGCAGCGCACTGGTGACGAGCCCGATTGCGTCGCCAACATCAGCGTCGTTCCATCGCGgccctcagcagcagcaacagcagcagcagcagcaacagcaacagccaGTCGTCGCACCAGGGCACCGCACGACCCCTTCCCAATCCA GTGCGTACAGTGCACGACGCGGCAGCTATCATGCGCACACAAGAACGGGGAGTGCGGGTCTCGCGACTTCGCCAGCACTATCAGCAACTAGTGAAGTCAACCCCGCCACGGCGAAAGTGCGGCAAGCGGGCATGCCTTACAAGATTGGGTTCCAGCCCAGCGGCGTGCGCAACGACCGTTCAGGCGAGTTTATGCGGAATCGCAAGGCGCTGGCGTCGGAAcgcgacaaggaggaggggaggCTGGGTCGAAGATGGGCCAAG CTCGTCGATCTCCACTTTAACCCTGCGATGCAGGTCCGGCCTCCGGGTATGACGCGGtctccgtcctcgtcgtccactaCGACGACAGGAGGACGCAAGAGCTTACTGTCCatggacggcgcgctcgactcgctcaagCCGAGAGAGGTGTGGAAGGGGCTCAAGATGGCCGCTGGGCCTAACCCCGAGGAGGCAAGGAAGAGAG CGGCTGAGCAGTCGATCGTCaagtgggaggaggacgcaGAAGTCAAGAAGTGTCGCATATGCCA AGCATCATTCACATTGTCGACACGGAAACACCACTGCCGCCTTTGCGGCCGCATCGTCTGCTCACTACCACCTACGCCGCCAGCACTCCTCGCGGTCCAGGTCCAGCTGTTTGCTCCGGCGGATCCGGACGCGGCAGCAAACCCAGCCACGGCGTCATCGCAGGCCGCGTTGCCACCAGGGACGCGGCGCGAGAAGTGTTCCTTGCTCCTAGTGGCCGATTACAAGACGGggcgtggcgaggaggtcgacgagggcttTGTTGGATGGAtgacgctcgacgagacAGAGGGCAAGAgcggcgccaacggcgagACATCGCCCATtcgccgcgccaagcgcctCCCACCCGAACAGCGCCAGCACGGGCGACAGTCGTCTATCGCAAGCGAGGGCACCATCGACTCGCGGTCGAGCACTCCCCTCCCGCAGCAACCCCAAGAGGTACAGGTCAagggcgtgcgcgtgtgccgCGACTGCTGGGGGACCGTGTCGCGCAAGCAGCGCATGGCCGACCTGCAGCGCGTGAGCCTCTTCCAGCGGCTGTACTATGCGCTGCGGGCGACGCAGTCCGAGATCGAGTCGCTCCTGCCCGACTTTGAAGAGGGGCTCGgggcgctcaaggccgccatggagcccgaggagccgtcgctcgagctgctcgacctgcacAAGCAGCTCCTGGCCCTGCTGGGGCAGTACGACGCGATCGCCAAGCGCATCTCCAACCTGCCGtgcgaggacggcggcagcCAGCAGACGGTGCAGGGCGCGATtgcgcgcaccgccgccgtgttcCTCGCCAAAGCAATGGTCACGGTGCAGGAGCTGCCCAAGCTCCAGCGCATGGTCGCagccgccaaggccaagaccaTGGTGATCGTCGAGTCGCAGCTGCCCGACGTGCTCCGCGAGGagggcgtgcgcgacgacgaggtcgagaatGTGGCCGCGGCACTCCAACCGCTGCTCGAGCAACAGGCCCAGCTCGAGTCGttcatcgccgaggccaatGCCCAGCGCAAGTATGACGACAGCCGCGCGCTCTCCACGGCGCTGGCAGATATCGAGAGCGAGATTGCACGACTCACGACCAACGCGCTCAAGTAA
- the SPBC31F10.02_1 gene encoding Putative esterase: MLATLRRCTTAPTTRKGTMACLEHVKREWAKTQTGGHDSVVLGNLEILDARPGFVRTRLKVGKHNLNYHGTMHGGCLMTLVDTVTWLSLTTLRDPIIQSVSTNMSHEFLRPSGREGDYLYAEGECVQAGRRLAYTRVTLKNAQDKVTGFGAHTLALMPAEEGAYWAETQTGCHDTVVLSGLEIVEARPGFVRTRLKVENHHLNNHGTMHGGCVMTLVDSVTWLATVTLGDPVADSVSTNMSAEFLRPCGTLGEYVYAEGEAVQQGRRLAFTRVTFKVNDRITGFGSHTLAVTPSGAAVTKFSADGLTRLPVGAKL; this comes from the exons ATGCTCGCGACTCTCCGACGCTGCACCACGgccccgacgacgcgcaAGGGGACAATGGCCTGCCTGGAACATGTGaagagg GAATGGGCCAAGACGCAGACTGGAG GCCACGACTCGGTCGTGCTCGGTAAT ctcgagatcctcgacgcgcgccccGGGTTCGTGCGCACGCGCCTCAAGGTCGGCAAGCACAACCTCAACTACCACGGC ACGATGCACGGCGGGTGTCTCATGACT CTAGTCGACACGGTCACCTGGCTCTCGCTCACGACGCTCCGGGACCCGATCATCCAGTCGGTGAGCACGAACATGAGCCACGAGTTCCTGCGCCCGTCGGGCCGGGAGGGGGACTACTTgtacgccgagggcgagtgtGTCCAGGCCG gccgccgcctcgcctaCACCCGCGTCACGCTCAAGAACGCCCAGGACAAGGTCACGGGCTTTGGGGCGCACACGCTCGCGCTGAtgcccgccgaggagggggCA TACTGGGCCGAGACGCAGAcggggt GCCACGACACGGTCGTCCTCAGCGGG CTGGAAATCGTCGAAGCGCGCCCGGGGTTCGTGCGCACGCGGCTCAAGGTTGAGAACCACCACCTGAACAACCACGGC ACGATGCATGGCGGGTGTGTCATgact ctcgtaGACAGCGTCACATGGCTCGCGACAgtcaccctcggcgaccccgtcgccgactcggtcTCGACCAACATGAGCGCCGAGTTCCTGCGCCCGTGCGGCACGCTGGGGGAGTATGTGtatgccgagggcgaggcggtccagcagg gccgccgcctcgccttcACGCGCGTCACGTTCAAGGTCAACGACCGCATCACGGGGTTCGGGTCGCACACACTCGCTGTGACCccgagcggcgccgccgtgacCAAGTTCTCTGCGGACGGGTTGACGCGGCTGCCTGTCGGGGCCAAGCTGTAG
- the SEC65 gene encoding Signal recognition particle SEC65 subunit: MPTVEDYFDDDTDLPLPSSSKGHLPSTGLQGALLEEITDDNELDFDQVAEQGRGEYGADSKAPPPSAKGKNVVRSYDNDVQRPQGGGPQINPNTPMGGFMGDMMKLQEVEEARMAKLKSQFGNTTIAQDPSLYKSWNSVYPLYFDAKASVKTGRRVPRDSALWWPLAAHIARACSSLGLSSVLEPEKTHPADWENPGRVKVQFQKDGRFLNPIIKNRTQLYIQLARQMQIANPSLVPKPEIKAKKADAADNKPKPKAKGGKGKADAKGNKAGPKPVLLPTRTPAAPFPWPAQDERLPIHSPVASTGVAVSAVKRDLETEKENKKKGITSGFGGGGGDDAPPAKEKQPKMKRMVVRGRR; encoded by the exons ATGCCGACTGTCGAGGActactttgacgacgacaccgacctcccgctgccctcctcgtccaagGGCCACCTGCCGTCGACCGGACTCCAGGGCGCCCTTCTCGAGGAGATCACAGACGACAATgagctcgactttgaccaGGTCGCGGAGCAGGGTCGCGGCGAGTACGGCGCCGACTCCAAGGCCCCGCCCCCATCAGCAAAGGGCAAGAATGTGGTCCGCTCGTATGACAACGACGTGCAGCGCCCCCAGGGAGGAGGCCCGCAGATCAACCCCAACACCCCGATGGGCGGCTTCATGGGCGACATGATGAAGCtccaggaggtcgaggaggcgcgcatggccaagctcaagaGCCAGTTTGGCAACACGACGATTGCGCAGGACCCGAGCTTGTACAAGTC GTGGAACTCGGTATACCCGCTGTACTTTGACGCCAAGGCGTCGGTCAAGACTGGCCGTCGCGTGccgcgcgactcggcgctGTGGTGGCCTCTCGCCGCGCACATTGcccgcgcgtgctcgtcccTCGGCCTTTCGAGTGTGCTCGAG CCTGAGAAGACACACCCCGCCGACTGGGAGAACCCGGGCCGCGTCAAGGTCCAGTTCCAGAAGGACGGGCGGTTCCTCAACCCGATCATCAAGAACCGCACGCAGCTGTACatccagctcgcgcggcaGATGCAGATTGCGAACCCATCGCTGGTGCCCAAGCCCGagatcaaggccaagaaggccgacgcggccgacaacaagcccaagcccaaggccaagggcggcaagggcaaggccgacgccaagggcAACAAGGCGGGTCCCAAGCCCGTGCTCCTAcccacgcgcacgccggccgcgccgttCCCCTGGCCGGCGCAGGACGAGCGCCTGCCGATCCACTCGCCCGTCGCGTCGACCGGCGTGGCAGTCAGCGCCGTCAAGCGTGACCTCGAGACTGAGAAGGagaacaagaagaagggTATCACCTCGGGctttggtggcggcggcggcgacgacgcacccCCGGCCAAGGAGAAGCAGCCCAAGATGAAGCGCATGGTCGTTCGCGGCCGCCGATAG